The Fusarium poae strain DAOMC 252244 chromosome 2, whole genome shotgun sequence nucleotide sequence GTTCGTGTGACGATATCATGACCAAATCCTCTGGTTTACCCGAAGAGCTAAAATAGTTACATCTGACAGCTGATGAGGTTCTTGTAAGTGGCCGAGGTAATGCCGACTTCGTCCGTTTTACCCCAGCATCTGATCTTATGGGCAGGGTTAAGTCAGTAAAGTTGACCGTTCCCGAAGACTTGGGTCTAATTTAATGGCGTTATGCCTGAATGATCAGTCGAAGATGGAGCAATATCCTGGGGAATTCATGTAATCTTTGATCAGACGATCCTTTACCCCGCACCTTGGGAGTAGTTTAGAAACGAAGTCGTGTGATATAAGACATATAAAAGGGAATGAGTAACACCAATTAATGGCCAACAGAAAACATCACAAGTAACAAGAAGAGGCAACAGGTGTCACTCTTTCCTTCCACACAGAAAAGTGAGATTAAGATCCTCTGCGGCACAATGCATGTCCCAACTGCGTGGACGAGCCTTACAGGCCTCATTCTCATCTCTCACACTTCCGCGACACTGCTCAATCAGAGGTCGGCATCTTGTAAGTATCTGCGCGTATAGATCTTTTTATTCATTTCTACCAGTACTTATAAAAACTAACCAGCCATTGGGACAGCTTGGGGGGATGCTTCCGATCAAGCCCGTGACTTTGTAGCACAGCTCAATATGACTGAGAAGATTGGCATCGCTACAGGCGGTTATCGCTTGGACGGACCTGCTTGCATTGGCACAATCGGAAAAGTCGAGAGGCTAGGATTTCAGGGAATATGTTTTTCTGATGGCCCTTCTGGATATACCAGGTCCGACGGTGCGAGCGTCTTCTCTTCTGGCCTTACTGCAGCTGCTAGTTGGGATAGGCGCCTTATCTATGAACGCGCCGTTGCCATTGGAGAAGAGTTTAGGGCCAAAGGTTCTCATGTACATCTGGGGTAAGTCATTGCAACGTCCGCCTTGGCGAGCTTAGGGTTAAAAGTATGCTAATGCAATGGCAGACCATCCTGTGGTCCTATGGGCCGCAGCGCCCTTGGTGGGCGAAACTGGGAGGGTTTCGGCCCCGACCCTTACCTCTCTGGTGTCGCCATGAATGCTTCCGTCTCCGGCATCCAATCTGTTGGTGTACAAGCGTGCTCTAAGCACTTCATTGGCAACGAGCAGGAAACACAGCGCACCAGTACCACTAAGGAGGACGGAACCGTCATCAATGCTCTGAGCTCCAATATTGATGAGCGTACACTTCATGAACTGTACCTTTGGCCTTTTGCCGACGCCGTCAAAGCCGGCACTGCTAGTATTATGTGCTCCTACAACCGTGTCAACCAGACTTATTCCTGCGCGAACCCGCACTTGCTCTCGGTACTGAAGGACGAGCTCGCGTTTCCGGGCTACGTCGTTTCGGACTGGTATGCGACACATGGCACAGCCTCCTTCGCCAATGCAGGGCTTGACCTCGAGATGCCAGGACCTGTCAGCAAAGACTATGGTGCCTCGTATTTCGGCGATCAGCTTCTCGACGCGATCGGCGATGATAATGTGTCAGAGAGTCGGCTCAACGATATGGCCGAGAGAGTTCTGAGGCCATACTTCTTTCTAGGTCAGAATAAGGATTTCCCTGACCTAGATCCTGCTTCCACTGCTGCCCTTGCCGTCAACCAATTTGGCTACAAGAATCCCCAGTTCCCATTTACACCTATCCCTGCACGCGATGTTCGAGGCCATCACGCCAAGGTTATTCGAGAACTAGGTGCCGCTGCCACTGTGCTGCTCAAGAATACGAATGGCACCTTGCCTCTGAAGAAGCAAGCCGATATCGGTGTATTCGGAAACGGAGCGCCATACCCAACAATCGGATCCATCTATTTCGACTAT carries:
- a CDS encoding hypothetical protein (SECRETED:SignalP(1-21)~CAZy:GH3), with the protein product MHVPTAWTSLTGLILISHTSATLLNQRSASSWGDASDQARDFVAQLNMTEKIGIATGGYRLDGPACIGTIGKVERLGFQGICFSDGPSGYTRSDGASVFSSGLTAAASWDRRLIYERAVAIGEEFRAKGSHVHLGPSCGPMGRSALGGRNWEGFGPDPYLSGVAMNASVSGIQSVGVQACSKHFIGNEQETQRTSTTKEDGTVINALSSNIDERTLHELYLWPFADAVKAGTASIMCSYNRVNQTYSCANPHLLSVLKDELAFPGYVVSDWYATHGTASFANAGLDLEMPGPVSKDYGASYFGDQLLDAIGDDNVSESRLNDMAERVLRPYFFLGQNKDFPDLDPASTAALAVNQFGYKNPQFPFTPIPARDVRGHHAKVIRELGAAATVLLKNTNGTLPLKKQADIGVFGNGAPYPTIGSIYFDYEDASVSYEMGTLDQGGGSGIVRHTELIAPLDAIRDRVRKQGGRVQILLEHEDIIEGKFRSIYPIPDVCLVFLKAFAAEGQDRESLDLDWNATKVVESTASLCSNTVVIINGPGVVLMPWADNENVTAILSAHYPGEEIGNSIVDVLWGETEPAGRLPYTIPKNQRDYSAPIYNLSEPAANPDAWSVDYTEGQFIDYRHFDAMNIEPQYEFGFGLSYTTFKMSTELTIDIATGIEAQVNESKGKAPGGWVDLWEQAATVSVKVHNTGDRDGHAVPQLYVSFPQDTTPPGTPVRVLRGFEKVHLKAGETKKVTLPLQRRDLSFWDEATRQWVIPEGTFTFAGGFSSRDLRAKTEISVLR